The Macaca fascicularis isolate 582-1 chromosome 11, T2T-MFA8v1.1 genomic sequence GTTCTACCCAACTCTTCGTGACTGCCCTTGTGGTCAGATCTGGCCTGGCAGTTAGTAGGGACTCTCCCGGATGAGAAAGACTGTTTCACTGCCCGTGAGTTAGTATGGGAAAGAATTGTGTTACATCCTGTCCCACAGGTGGAGTTGTTTGAGTTTAAGGGAGAAGATCTGACAGAAGAGGAAGATGGCGGAATCATTCGCAGAATACGGACTCGCGGTGAAGGCTATGCTAAGCCCAATGAGGGCGCTATCGTGGAGGGTGAGACAGTACAATCTGGGCTTTCAATTCTAATTCTGATATTTAGGTCTTGcgtggctttgggcaagtcacttcccttctctgagcctATTTTCTTGTCCATAAAATGAGGGGTTGGATCATATTCTCTTTAAATCACTCCAGATCTGAGAACACAGCTAGGAGAATCTTGGGGTGATGGGGTGATGTAGGGAGGCTGATGGCATCCTTCCTCAGTCACCTGCCCTCTTACAACTCTGGTACACTGCCTCTCTTTCATACCAGTTGCACTGGAAGGGTACTACAAGGACCAGCTCTTTGACCAGCGGGAGCTCCGCTTTGAGATTGGCGAGGGGGAGAACCTGGATCTGCCTTATGGTCTGGAGAGGGCCATTCAGCGCATGGAGAAAGGAGAACATTCCATTGTGTACCTCAAGCCCAGGTGAGGGGTGGGCACTTCGTAGAGTAGGAAGGCAGGCAAACCAAGATCAAAGATATAAAATGAATTGTAGAACCAGCTGTTTGTATCCTTTTTAACTCTGGCCACACCAAACATACACCATTATGATATCCTCAGTATACTTAGAAGTGTGGCCACAATTGTCTACATCTCCTTGGATCTAAGCCCAGTCTTTTCAGTCATAGTTGCTACACTTTCTCTCCTCTGCCATCGAGATTTTCTTCTCCattaatttattcagtcattACTGAAACAgctactacgtgccaggcactacTGAAAATTCCTAGGGGTTTGGAGACTAATAGAACATTGTTTCTGCCTTCTAATTCTAGCTCACTATTTAGTGAGGTGCCATTTAAATTAGTAATCACACTGCTGCCTGGCTATAAGTTATTAGAAGGGTACGAAGGATGCTGAGGGGCCATCTGATGGTGTGAAGAGGCAAGGGAAGATTTGCCAAACATTTGCACCAACTCCCAAGGGATGGGAAGGTACTTTCCAGGAAATGGACGGGAAGCCTTTTCAGCCTGGAGCAGGTTAAGTGTTGCCAAGACGACACGTCGTGTTTTTCACCCCTGCAGCTATGCTTTTGGCAGTGTTGGGAAGGAAAAGTTCCAAATCCCACCAAATGCCGAGCTGAAATATGAATTACACCTCAAGAGTTTTGAAAAGGTAAGTTTGCTCAGGGTCTTCCCACCTAAAGTCAAGTTCCACCCTGTACGTACTCTGGGGTAACTGACAACTCTGTTTCTCTCCTGGGGTGTGGCAGGCCAAGGAGTCTTGGGAGATGAATTCAGAAGAGAAGTTGGAACAGAGCACCATAGTGAAAGAGCGGGGCACGGTGTACTTCAAGGTGAGCCAACAGTCACTGTCCTAAGGACACTCCCAGGAAGAGGTGCTCTGAGCCTGCCCTTCCCTTGGTGACTGAGATCATTTTCTGCCAAGAAATGGACAGGTTGGCACCTGCCATCTTCACTTCGTATATGTGAGCTTGCTGGCCTTGCCAGTGGGAGGGGTGGGAGCAGGAACCTCTTGTGGCCATGTGTCACTGATGTCTGCAGGGTATAAGAGCCTGGTACCACTGAACCTGTGCCAGGTGCCTGAGCCTTTGTCCCATTCTAGGAAGGCAAATACAAGCAAGCTTTACTACAGTATAAGAAGATTGTGTCCTGGCTGGAGTATGAGTCTAGTTTTTCCAGTGAGGAAGCACAGAAGGCACAGGCCCTTCGACTGGCCTCTCACCTCAACCTGGCCATGTGTCATCTGAAACTACAGGCCTTCTCCGCGGCCATCGAAAGCTGTAACAAGGTGAGGCCCCCGCAGAGGGCATGGAAGCGGCATTCACAGGCAGAGTTGAGTGCCAGCATGTCTGAAACTTCCCCTTGGTGACCAGGGCAGGGAAAGCAGCATGGATCAGTGGGAGCTCTGAGGTTACAGGCCACAGGCCTAGATGCAAGTATTCATAGCAAGCACCTTAGCTTTAGTGGTGGGAAGCTGCTTCTGTTGGCACAGAAGTAGGAGGACACAGGGAATGGGAAGAATCACGTAAGAGTTTTCTCCCACCTTGGTTCTTAGCCTCTCCGCTTACCTACTTGCTTTATTCCAAAGTGAATGTTGACGTCTGAAGTCTTTTTATTTCATCCAAAGACCTGCtgtcttccctctcttcctgttGGATTAAATGACGTTCCTTCCTAGACCTTGGATTGTTCCATTTAATGCCCCAGGCCTTGTTCTTCCTGGGGTGGAGCCAGCCATTTGCAGTCCTGCTGAGGGGTACTTTTGGAACCCAGTCTTGGCCAGATGAGCTACAAGCCCTGAGCTCCCACGATGTTGCTTCCTCCCTGCATCCTTTAGGCCCTAGAATTGGACAGCAACAATGAGAAGGGCCTCTTCCGCCGCGGAGAGGCCCACCTGGCCGTGAATGACTTTGAACTGGCACGGGCTGATTTCCAGAAGGTCCTGCAGCTCTACCCCAACAACAAAGCTGCCAAGACCCAGCTGGCTGTGTGCCAGCAGCGGATCAGAAGGCAGCTTGCCCGGGAGAAGAAGCTCTATGCCAATATGTTTGAGAGGCTGGCTGAGGAGGAGAACAAGGTGAGGATTGGGGTGGGGAACAGCGGCAATAGCATCCCTCCACGGAACCTGGCTACTGTGGGCTCTTGGTGCCTTTGGTTGTCTGTGCCGATCCCAGAAACCAAAAGTTGCCCTTTTCCCTGGAGCATTAAGGAGCATGTGTTCCCTGCTATTGGGGCCGTGTTCTGTGATCAGTGCTAGGATCCTACCCACAATCCCCAGAAGTTGGGTTGGTTGCTGTGAGTGTAATTCCCGATTTATGTTTtcttgtgggccaggcacggtggctcacacctgcaatcccagcactttgcagggccaaagtgggaggatcacttgaacccagtaggtagaGACCTCAGTGActtatgatggcaccactgcactccatcctgagtgacaaaatgagaccttgtctaaaaaaaaaaaaaaaaagctagatgcTTTTTATGTGtgattaaataaatgatacattTACGTAGTTAAATTCAAACTGTACCAGAGTATATACAGTCAAAAGTCTGCCTCCCCCACCAGAAGCAGCTGACCCTTCAGGTTCTTGTATGGTTCCAGTGTATTGCATCAGTGCACAGGCAGACATTCATGttgctttctccctttcccctaaCAAGAGGCAACGTGCTCTATCATTTGGCACATACTGTGCTTTTTTCACATGATAGTAGCTGGAGGCTTATTTTACATCAGTATTTAAAGAACTTTTACATTCTTCTTTAGGcttacatagtattccattgtgtggatgtggCTTATCTTAGTCAGTCAGTCCCCTTTTAGTCTTCCAGTGTTGTtggtgttttttttctgagacagtttcactctgtcacccaggctggagtgcagtggcacgatcttggctcactgcaaactctgcctcccgggttcaagcgattctcctgcctcagcctcccgagtagctgagattacaggttcccgccaccacacccggctaatttttgtatttttagtagagacgaggtctcaccatgttgaccagtctgtctcgaactcctgacttgagtgatctgcctgcccctgcctcccaaagtggtgggatgacaggtgtgagccaccatgcctggccagtcttAAACAGTGTTCTAAACCAGCACTGTCCAGTAGAAATACAGTATCAACCACATGTAATTCAAAATTTTCTGGTAACCATGTTAAAAAGgtgaaaaacaaatggaattaaattttagttgcatttgtgtatttttcaaacCATCTTCAAAATCCAATATATATTTTGCACTAAAAACACATGAGTTTGAACTAGCCACTTACAGTAGTGGCTACCATACGGGACAATACTGCTTAGAACAGCATTGCAGTGAGTAACCTTGTGAGTTCATAATTTGTACATATATAAGTGTTtagttttgtttgagacagtgtctcttgccctgtcggccaggctggagtgcagtggcacagtctcagctcactgcaaccaccacctccagggctcaagcaatcctcgtctcaacctctcgagtagctgggactacaggtgcatgccaccacgcccaactaatttttgtaatttttgttgagctgaggtttcactatgttgcccaggctggtctcaaactcctgggctcaagcaatctgcccacctcagcctcccaaagttctgagattacaggtgtgagccaccaggcctggcctataCAGATATATTTTTAGGACAGATGTAGGAGAATGGGTGTATCTGTGTAATTCTGCTAGAAATTAAGTGTGTGTTTTTTCACTTGCGATGTCAGCCTCTTTGCTGTTCCTCTTCCTTGCAGGCCAAGGCAGAGGCCTCCTCAGGAGACCACCCCACTGACACAGAGATGAAGGAGGAGCAGAAGAGCAACACGGCAGGGAGCCAGTCTCAGGTGGAGACAGAAGCATAGCCCCTCTCCACCAGCCCTACTCCTGCGGCTGCCTGCCCCCAGTCTCCCCCCTCCACCCTGTTAGTTTTGTAAAAACTGAAGAATTTTGAGTGAATTAGACCTTTATTTTTCTATCTGGTTGGATGGTGGCTTtagggggaagggggaaaggagtAGGCTGGGGGATTGAGGTGGGGAATCATTTTAGCTGGTGTCaccccctcttcccttccccctttgcACATGAACATATGTCCATCCATACATATTCATcagaatgttaatttattttgctCCCTCTGTTAGGTCCATTTTCCAAGGGTAGAAGAGGCAAGTGGTAGGGATGGGGTCTGATATGAACCCAGGGTGGAGAGGGAGACTCCTGGGCAGCCGTTTTCCTCATCCTTTCCCTCTCCCAGTCCATTTCCAAACGTGGCCTCCATGTGGGTGCTAGGGACATGGGAAAAACCACTGCTATGCCATTTCTTCTCTGTTCCCTTCCTCACCCCCAACGGTGTGGCTGATGTCTTCTGGTGTGATGGTGACCACCCCTTGTTCCCTGTTCTGGTATTTCCCCTGTCAGTTTCCCCTCTCAGCCAGGTTGTGTCCCGAAATCCCCTCAGCCTCTTTTCCGCACGTTGCTGAAGGTCCAGGCTTGCCTCAAGTTCCGTGCTTGAGCAATAAAGTGGAAACAATAAAACCTGGGTGTCAGACAACCCTTTTTGTTCAGCCTTGGAGGGGTGGGTATGGGTGGGTACATAATGGGTAGTGGCAAAATTAAGGGGTCACCCACTTAGTCCCAGTGGAGCTTAAATAAGTGCAGCATCTCAAGTAGACACCGTAGTTGGGCAGGAAGCAGCCCCACGATGCAGGGCTTCCTGAGCACTGCACAGGCTGCAGCTGGAACTTGAGTCTATGCACTCCCTCCCTCCAGCAACCTGGCAGTTTTTAGTGCCTCTGGTTTTCTTCCCTGACGCTTAGGAAGAGGAAAGTATCAAGATCTAGAAGACTGGGACACCATGCATGTGCATTTTGAAGTTGGAATTGGTCTTCTGCCTACCTCTGATCTGGCAGAGGTATCTGTGCATTTTGGTTTCTTAACAAGGTAAAACTCCTGGTGTCACTAACCTCCGTCAGATAACTTTTACATGATTAAGGTCGAGAGTAAAGAGTGGTCATGCCCAGCTTCCCTCCCAGCCTTAACAGGAAACGGCTTGTGCTTTTTTTCTAACTATGCTTTGACCCTTAACTCCTATGGCATGATGGGGCCctgggagaagccaggcagcacAAGCCAGTCATGCTGAGCTGCCTCCAGATGATCCTGGCTCCAGGTCAGAGCCCATGTCTGCCCTCATCCCTCTCCTACTGTGGGCTCTCCAGTCCTTTCCCAACAGTGATGTGGTTGTCTGCTTAGCCACATGCCTGTATAGTTCCTTCCAGAAGAAATTTATAATGGTGGAAGATTGATTTCTGTGTGAAAATTTTCACCAAGTCATACAACATGGCTGATGCTGGAGCCAGGATGAAAATTGGGGTGTGCAAGTCTCCCGGTGTgagtatcccttgagcccaagacaCCAAGGATGCAgagagctgtgactgtgccactgcatgccaggctgggcaagaaagtgagaccctctttttaaaaaaagtcccagtgtaggccgggcgcggtggctcaagcctgtaatcccagcactttgggcggctgagacgggcagatcacgaggtcaggagatcgagaccatcctggctaacatggtgaaaccccctctctactaaaaaaacaaaaaactagccgggcgaggtggcgggcgcctgtagtcccagctactcgggaggctggggcagaagaatggcgtaaacccaggaggtggagcttgcagtgagctgagatccggccactgcactccagactgagtgacagagtgagactccgtctcaggaaaaaaaaaaaaaaaagtcccagtgTAACTACTCTTACTGGGCTCACTGCATATCACAGCCCTCTGTTTGTGGTTTGTGTCTGGGTCCTCTTGGTATTTCAAAAGTAGTAGATTCTTACCCCTGCAGCCAACAATCATCACTAACTCATTAAGCATTCATGGGTAAGCTACTAGCACTGTACTGACAGCATCACATGAGTTAACTTAATCCTTGCAACCATCCTACAAGGAAGGTATAACTCTAATAACCCtacttacagataagaaaaccaagaCTCAGAAGTTAAATGGAAAGGTATGCCTGAAATGGGAGGTCTCTGAACTAATCCAGACTCTCCCATGAGGTTCATTTGGCTGTGGGCAAGTCTTGAGcttctttcctcatctgcaaaaattgaaagcattcctAAGGTTTCTTCTAGCTCTGCATCCTGTAGGATTCCAAGAATGTAAAACTGCATTTAACTGTGGAACGTTTAGAGATAAGTCTTAGTTTATGTAACATTAAAACTGTCTAGTGAGGATGTTTTGTTAAAATGCCTACAAGTCTAAGCCTAAAAATAATAGTACCACATACTCAAGTCTGCCCTGGGTCAGTGCTACAAGTTCATTTCCCAGTCAGTTGTCCCTTCCTACCAACACTTAAATCTTTCTATATGCAGAGAAATGTGCCCAAATAAAGAAAAGCTAGTAGCAAGCAATACTGTGAGCTGTTAACAAGCTTTGCAAGTGGTCtctaggaaaaattaaaatagaatttattttgtcCTAGTGCTAGTTCTAACATCGAGTTCTATGCATTTTTATCTCTCAAGTATTTCTCCTCCCTCCACACTAGTATCACTCCCTCCCatcaccatgcactccagcctgctctCCTGCAAAAGGCTCCTATCTTGGATTCCCTCCTGCACCTGTTCACTCTGTACTGTATCCAAATCGTGTCCCTCCGAGTACTTCAATCACTTTCGATGATTTCCCATCCCATTTAGGCTAAAGAATCCTTATCATGGCCCACAAAACCCTACAAGACTTGGCAAAGTGCACTTAACACTTGCCCTCTATACCAGCTTTGCCACCCTGAGGGTGAATGGAGAACTGTATTCCATTTCCACTGGAGAAAAAATACGTGAAAGGCACTTTATGCAGGACGAGTAAAgtgtagtatcttttttttttttttttgagatggagtctctctgtcgcccagactggagtacagtggcgtgatctcggctcactgcaagctccgcctcccgggttcacaccattctcctgcctcagcctcccgagtagctgggactacaggcgccagccaccacacccggctaattttttttgtatttttagtagagacggggtttcaccatgttagccaggatggtctcaatctcctgaccttgtgatccgcccgcctcggcctcccaaagtgctgggattacaggcgtgagccaccacacccagcctaaagtgtagtatctttttagaaaatgtcattactggaaaaaaaagttagaaaccAGAACTTCTCATACCTTATTCCTGTTATGTCTCAGTGACTAATTTTCCCTTTCCAAATGCAAAACACCTCAGAACCTTACAACAAGTTGAAATGACAATGCACTAAGGGCAGTGCTGAATAAAACCAATGTACAAGTCTGGACATTGTAAGTAAGGAAAATTCATTCTCTTTCTGGAATTCGTTATTGCTACC encodes the following:
- the FKBP4 gene encoding peptidyl-prolyl cis-trans isomerase FKBP4 isoform X1, encoding MTAEEMKAAESGAQSAPLPIEGVDISPKQDEGVLKVIKREGTGTEMPMIGDRVFVHYTGWLLDGTKFDSSLDRKDKFSFDLGKGEVIKAWDIAIATMKVGEVCHITCKPEYAYGSAGSPPKIPPSATLVFEVELFEFKGEDLTEEEDGGIIRRIRTRGEGYAKPNEGAIVEVALEGYYKDQLFDQRELRFEIGEGENLDLPYGLERAIQRMEKGEHSIVYLKPSYAFGSVGKEKFQIPPNAELKYELHLKSFEKAKESWEMNSEEKLEQSTIVKERGTVYFKEGKYKQALLQYKKIVSWLEYESSFSSEEAQKAQALRLASHLNLAMCHLKLQAFSAAIESCNKALELDSNNEKGLFRRGEAHLAVNDFELARADFQKVLQLYPNNKAAKTQLAVCQQRIRRQLAREKKLYANMFERLAEEENKAKAEASSGDHPTDTEMKEEQKSNTAGSQSQVETEA
- the FKBP4 gene encoding peptidyl-prolyl cis-trans isomerase FKBP4 isoform X2 → MKVGEVCHITCKPEYAYGSAGSPPKIPPSATLVFEVELFEFKGEDLTEEEDGGIIRRIRTRGEGYAKPNEGAIVEVALEGYYKDQLFDQRELRFEIGEGENLDLPYGLERAIQRMEKGEHSIVYLKPSYAFGSVGKEKFQIPPNAELKYELHLKSFEKAKESWEMNSEEKLEQSTIVKERGTVYFKEGKYKQALLQYKKIVSWLEYESSFSSEEAQKAQALRLASHLNLAMCHLKLQAFSAAIESCNKALELDSNNEKGLFRRGEAHLAVNDFELARADFQKVLQLYPNNKAAKTQLAVCQQRIRRQLAREKKLYANMFERLAEEENKAKAEASSGDHPTDTEMKEEQKSNTAGSQSQVETEA